A stretch of DNA from Deltaproteobacteria bacterium:
GGGCTGGTGTCGGCCTGGTTCTCGAGCGCCATCCGGGGGCGCGCGGCCGGGTTCATCGTCATCGGCAGCGGGTTCGCCATCATGATCTCCGGCCGCCTCATCCCCTACGTGAACCGCACGGTCGGCCCGGAGGGGTGGCGGACGAACTGGCTGATCCTGAGCGGGTTCGTGACGGCGATCGCGATCGCGAGCTTCGCGCTCCTCCGGGACCGGCCGTCGGACATGGGACTCTCCCCCGTCGGAGACGGCGGCCCCGCCGCGTCCGCCCCCCCGGAGGGGGAACGGAGGGAGGAGAACATCTACCGGAAAGGGATCATCTACTACCTCGGCGCCATCTACTTCCTCTTCGGCTACACGTACGTGATCTACGCGACTTTCATCGTGACCACGCTGGTCCAGGAGCGGGGGTTCTCGGAGAGCGTCGCCGGCACCTTCTGGATGTGCGTCGGGTTCTTAAGCCTCTTCTCGGGCCCCGTGTTCGGCACGCTCTCGGACCGGATCGGCCGGAGGGCGGGGCTCATGATCGTCTTTTCGCTGCAGTCGGTCTCCTACCTGCTGATCGCCACGAGGCTCCCCGGCGTCTTCCTCTACCTGTCGATCGGCTTCTACGGGATCGTCGCCTGGAGCATACCCTCGATCATGGCGGCGGCCATGGGAGACTACTTCGGCGCCCGGAAGGCGGCGGCCGCCCTTGGCTTCGTCACCTTCATCTTC
This window harbors:
- a CDS encoding MFS transporter — translated: MTVPAPPRNRIHYGWVIVLAGMLCIVACLGFGRFALGMLLPSMGSTLRLSYSQMGFISTANFLGYLLSVLVGGHLAARIGSRRLIFLALLTVGISMFLVSRATGFTSVLLLYMVTGMGSGATNVPVMGLVSAWFSSAIRGRAAGFIVIGSGFAIMISGRLIPYVNRTVGPEGWRTNWLILSGFVTAIAIASFALLRDRPSDMGLSPVGDGGPAASAPPEGERREENIYRKGIIYYLGAIYFLFGYTYVIYATFIVTTLVQERGFSESVAGTFWMCVGFLSLFSGPVFGTLSDRIGRRAGLMIVFSLQSVSYLLIATRLPGVFLYLSIGFYGIVAWSIPSIMAAAMGDYFGARKAAAALGFVTFIFGLGQISGPAIAGLLAEGTGSFSGSFYMAAVFAAVAVLLCGFLRRPEPIHQGNA